A single genomic interval of Flavihumibacter rivuli harbors:
- a CDS encoding ligase-associated DNA damage response exonuclease, with protein MSLIRFTENGLYCQQGNFYIDPWRPVEKAVITHAHSDHARWGSQSYLCHSLTQPLLELRLGTNHYQTAEWNEPIWINGVKLSLHPAGHIIGSSQIRLEYKGEIWVISGDYKTENDGLSGSFEPVNCHHFVTESTFGLPIYQWQQQEEIYSAIRNWVSKNQDDGYSSVLIAYSLGKAQRIISCLAKAGSPIYAHGAIANTQEKLIGAGITLDSVRRVDPGIPKQAYKKSIVIAPPSAEGSSWLQRFAPYRTAICSGWMQVRGNMRRRNADAGFALSDHADWPGLIQAVKATGASQVYVTHGFQSVFSRYLNEQGIMANEVSTAFGSEEDNETTMEDKPGSNNE; from the coding sequence ATGTCACTGATCAGGTTTACAGAAAATGGCCTTTATTGCCAGCAGGGCAATTTCTACATTGATCCGTGGCGACCGGTAGAAAAAGCAGTCATCACCCATGCCCATAGCGACCACGCCAGGTGGGGCAGCCAATCCTACCTCTGCCATAGCCTAACCCAACCCTTACTGGAACTGAGGCTAGGCACCAACCATTACCAGACTGCTGAATGGAACGAACCCATATGGATCAATGGGGTCAAGCTCAGCTTGCACCCTGCTGGACATATCATCGGTTCCTCACAAATCAGGCTTGAATACAAGGGGGAAATCTGGGTAATCAGCGGCGATTACAAAACAGAAAACGATGGCCTCAGCGGTAGTTTCGAGCCAGTGAACTGCCATCACTTTGTAACAGAATCAACCTTTGGCCTCCCCATTTACCAATGGCAGCAGCAGGAAGAAATTTATTCAGCGATCCGTAATTGGGTAAGCAAGAACCAGGACGATGGCTACAGCTCGGTGCTGATCGCCTATAGCCTGGGAAAGGCCCAAAGGATCATTTCCTGCCTGGCCAAAGCAGGTAGCCCGATCTACGCGCACGGTGCCATTGCCAATACCCAGGAAAAACTCATTGGGGCAGGTATTACTTTGGATAGTGTCCGCAGGGTGGACCCCGGAATTCCCAAACAAGCATATAAAAAAAGCATCGTCATTGCCCCGCCAAGTGCAGAAGGTTCATCCTGGCTGCAAAGATTCGCACCCTACCGAACCGCCATTTGCAGTGGCTGGATGCAGGTCAGGGGAAATATGCGCCGCAGGAATGCGGATGCCGGATTTGCCTTAAGTGATCATGCCGACTGGCCGGGGTTGATCCAGGCGGTTAAAGCAACAGGGGCTTCTCAGGTATATGTAACACATGGTTTCCAGTCGGTTTTCTCGAGGTACCTGAATGAACAAGGTATCATGGCCAATGAAGTATCTACTGCTTTTGGCAGTGAAGAAGACAATGAAACCACCATGGAAGATAAACCAGGCAGCAACAATGAATGA
- a CDS encoding ATP-dependent DNA ligase, whose amino-acid sequence MNEPRPISLSQEFPASSGMEMFAELVQIIGHSTKTSEKLHALVQYFQTAPGHDKIWVIALFSGRRPKRSVNSKLLREWCCECCAIPEWLFEESYHTVGDLAETIALLLPPPSRQEINHSLHHYLSCLTEIASLDAEGKKAFILAAWEELSQPGRFVFNKLITGGFRIGLSQQLMVQALAKVNGLETSKVAHLITGQWDPLTISYEDLFNETLHQKDHSKPYPFYLAYTIEDSIHQLGEPTEWQAEWKWDGIRGQLIKRNDQLFVWSRGEELMTEKFPEYHELMELLPNGTVLDGEIMPYKSGSPLPFSVLQTRIGRKQVTRKQLQEAPVAFFAYDLLEWEGNDWRDLDLAQRRNKLETLVGAMASDRLRLSPVVPFDTWEELITIRQGSRDMGAEGLMLKRKSSGYLSGRKKGDWWKWKIDPLTIDAVMVYAQKGHGRRSNLYTDYTFAVRDGDRLVTFTKAYSGLTDKEILEVDAFVKKHAIEKFGPVRTVQPELVFEIAFEGIAASNRHKSGVALRFPRINRWRKDKPVSEINTLDDLLSLLNQFEKKGA is encoded by the coding sequence ATGAATGAACCCAGACCCATATCGCTTTCACAGGAATTCCCTGCCAGCAGCGGGATGGAAATGTTTGCAGAGCTGGTCCAAATCATTGGCCATTCCACCAAAACATCGGAAAAACTACATGCCCTGGTCCAGTACTTCCAGACCGCACCGGGCCATGACAAAATATGGGTGATCGCCTTGTTCAGTGGAAGAAGGCCCAAAAGATCCGTCAACAGCAAGTTGCTGAGGGAATGGTGTTGCGAATGCTGCGCCATCCCTGAATGGTTATTTGAGGAGTCCTATCATACTGTTGGCGACCTGGCCGAAACGATAGCCTTACTTCTTCCACCCCCTTCAAGACAAGAAATCAATCATTCTTTACACCACTACCTGTCTTGCCTAACCGAAATCGCATCCCTTGATGCAGAAGGAAAAAAAGCCTTTATACTGGCGGCTTGGGAAGAACTTTCCCAACCGGGCAGATTCGTTTTCAATAAGCTCATTACAGGTGGATTCAGGATTGGCCTTTCCCAGCAATTAATGGTACAGGCATTGGCAAAGGTGAACGGACTGGAGACAAGCAAAGTTGCCCATTTGATCACAGGACAATGGGACCCCCTGACCATAAGTTATGAGGACCTGTTCAATGAAACCCTCCACCAGAAGGACCATTCCAAACCCTATCCCTTCTACCTGGCCTATACTATAGAAGATAGCATCCATCAACTTGGGGAGCCGACCGAATGGCAAGCCGAATGGAAATGGGACGGCATCAGGGGGCAACTGATCAAGCGCAACGACCAGCTATTTGTTTGGAGTCGCGGCGAGGAACTGATGACGGAAAAATTCCCGGAGTACCATGAACTGATGGAACTGCTCCCCAATGGCACCGTACTGGATGGCGAGATCATGCCTTATAAGTCGGGTTCCCCCCTTCCCTTCTCGGTATTGCAAACAAGGATTGGCAGGAAACAGGTAACCAGGAAACAATTACAGGAAGCACCTGTGGCCTTCTTCGCTTACGATCTCCTGGAATGGGAAGGCAATGATTGGCGCGATCTGGACCTTGCGCAAAGAAGGAACAAACTCGAAACCTTAGTTGGTGCCATGGCATCCGATCGACTCCGGTTATCCCCGGTAGTACCATTTGACACCTGGGAAGAACTGATAACCATCCGGCAGGGATCGAGGGATATGGGAGCGGAAGGGTTGATGTTAAAGCGGAAAAGTTCCGGCTATTTGTCGGGGAGGAAAAAAGGCGATTGGTGGAAATGGAAGATCGATCCACTCACCATTGATGCCGTTATGGTATATGCCCAAAAAGGCCACGGAAGGAGAAGCAACCTTTATACGGATTACACATTCGCGGTTAGGGATGGCGACAGGCTGGTAACCTTTACCAAGGCCTATTCCGGACTGACGGACAAGGAAATCCTGGAAGTAGATGCTTTTGTAAAGAAGCATGCTATCGAAAAGTTTGGGCCGGTAAGGACAGTTCAACCGGAACTAGTATTTGAGATCGCATTTGAAGGCATTGCCGCCAGCAACAGGCATAAAAGTGGTGTAGCGCTGCGGTTCCCCAGGATCAACCGATGGCGGAAAGACAAACCGGTATCGGAGATCAATACACTCGACGATCTTCTATCCTTACTGAACCAATTCGAAAAAAAGGGTGCCTGA
- a CDS encoding NCS2 family permease: MKNFLSNYFRLSENGTNLRTELIAGFTTFSTMAYILVVNPIILSKAGMDFNALVTATALAAAIGTLVMALWARLPIALAPGMGLNAFFAYTIVLGMGYSWQFALTAVFLEGLLFILLSLLNIREAIIDAIPAGIKHAISVGIGLFIALIGLNNAGIVETGMKAVGDGQLDGVIVKVGNLTAAGPLIALAGLLVSGILMVRGWNTALLIGIIAATLLGIPLGLTHMPEDGRLVGWPPSIAPIALQFEFDKVFSRDMLVILFTLLMVNLFDTVGTLIGLCSKAGLLDGQGKIPNARKALTADAVGTTAGAMLGTSVVAAYVESASGIAAGGRTGLTALVVAILFLLSLFFAPLFAIIPSAATAPALVIVGMLMMGAVVHINFADITEALPAFLCVVMMPYTFSIAEGIVFGMLFYVFLKLLTGRGKELSPMMIVLALLFILGLFLK, translated from the coding sequence ATGAAAAATTTCCTTTCCAATTATTTCAGGTTGTCGGAGAACGGGACAAACCTCCGGACCGAGCTCATTGCCGGCTTCACCACTTTTTCGACCATGGCCTATATCCTGGTGGTGAATCCGATCATCCTTTCCAAGGCAGGAATGGATTTCAATGCGTTGGTTACGGCAACTGCATTGGCTGCTGCTATAGGTACACTTGTCATGGCGCTATGGGCCAGGCTGCCCATTGCGCTGGCACCGGGAATGGGGCTGAATGCTTTCTTTGCCTATACAATTGTACTGGGAATGGGGTATAGCTGGCAATTTGCCCTGACAGCAGTGTTCTTGGAAGGGCTCTTGTTTATCCTGCTTTCCTTGCTGAATATCAGGGAAGCGATCATTGATGCGATACCTGCGGGGATCAAACATGCCATTTCAGTTGGTATCGGTTTGTTCATTGCCTTGATCGGCCTGAATAATGCAGGTATCGTTGAAACGGGCATGAAAGCAGTTGGGGATGGTCAGTTGGATGGGGTGATCGTTAAGGTCGGGAACCTAACTGCTGCGGGACCATTAATTGCACTTGCCGGCTTGCTGGTCAGTGGGATTTTAATGGTTAGGGGATGGAATACGGCATTATTGATCGGTATCATTGCTGCAACGCTGCTAGGCATTCCACTTGGACTTACGCATATGCCGGAGGATGGCAGGCTGGTAGGTTGGCCGCCTTCCATCGCCCCGATCGCGCTGCAATTTGAATTCGATAAGGTTTTTTCCCGCGATATGCTGGTGATCCTTTTTACCCTATTGATGGTGAACCTGTTTGATACCGTTGGTACGCTGATCGGGCTTTGCAGTAAGGCCGGCCTGTTGGATGGCCAGGGGAAAATACCCAATGCGAGGAAGGCCCTGACTGCCGATGCGGTCGGGACAACAGCGGGTGCGATGTTGGGCACCAGTGTGGTGGCTGCTTATGTGGAAAGTGCAAGTGGCATTGCAGCAGGAGGCAGGACGGGTTTAACAGCTTTGGTAGTGGCTATCTTATTCCTGCTTTCCTTATTCTTTGCCCCTTTGTTCGCGATCATCCCATCCGCCGCTACCGCTCCAGCATTGGTCATTGTGGGTATGCTGATGATGGGTGCTGTGGTGCACATCAATTTTGCCGATATAACGGAAGCCTTGCCTGCATTTCTTTGTGTAGTAATGATGCCCTATACCTTCAGTATTGCTGAGGGTATCGTATTCGGTATGCTTTTTTATGTTTTCCTGAAACTCTTGACAGGAAGGGGAAAGGAATTGAGTCCCATGATGATCGTCCTTGCTTTATTGTTCATTCTTGGGTTGTTCCTAAAATAG
- a CDS encoding c-type cytochrome: MSRIYKTLWAIIAMGMAAGHFLTGFSRSQDPEKPVPIQPSRQRTGEAGKGIEYLTTGDYVKGGLPYDFFILGLGKDKKNYLGRSGLNGTVSHEYTVVKAANGENLVAPNCMQCHAQVFGDSLVMGMGNTFMDFTVGQQMNARNMQLLANMLKTSAPAKYEAAKHFLQVTGTIGPYLRTQVRGVNAADRLAAVLVAHRDPQTLEWRDSAWLNIPEEVIPSDVPAWWLLRKKNAMFYNGFGRGDFGRFLMASNLLTVKDTSEAREVDSRINDVLAYIYSLRPPKFPGTINHKLAGKGEKIFIRNCSKCHGSYGEKEEYPNLLIPASIIKTDSALYSSNYQNPQFVNWFNNSWFAQGDHPARLEPYKGYIAPPLDGIWSTAPYLHNGSVPTIEGVLDSRKRPTFWSRDFSRPEYLYDVPGWKHTVHQAPEGTGIYNTNLKGYGNYGHYFGDKLSDGERKAVIEYLKTL; the protein is encoded by the coding sequence ATGAGTAGAATCTATAAAACACTGTGGGCCATTATTGCCATGGGCATGGCTGCCGGGCATTTCCTTACCGGATTCAGCAGGTCACAGGACCCTGAGAAACCCGTTCCCATCCAGCCTTCCAGGCAAAGAACGGGAGAGGCCGGGAAAGGCATTGAATACCTGACCACGGGAGACTATGTGAAAGGTGGCCTACCCTATGACTTCTTCATCCTTGGCCTGGGGAAAGACAAGAAGAACTACCTGGGAAGATCAGGATTGAATGGCACCGTCAGTCACGAGTACACTGTGGTAAAAGCGGCCAATGGTGAAAACCTGGTAGCTCCCAACTGCATGCAATGCCATGCCCAGGTATTCGGCGATAGTTTGGTGATGGGGATGGGCAACACCTTTATGGATTTCACCGTTGGGCAGCAAATGAATGCCAGGAACATGCAATTGCTGGCCAATATGCTCAAGACATCCGCTCCTGCCAAATATGAAGCAGCCAAACATTTCCTCCAGGTAACCGGCACCATCGGCCCCTATCTCAGGACCCAGGTAAGGGGAGTCAATGCAGCCGATCGCCTGGCGGCGGTGTTGGTAGCCCACCGTGATCCCCAAACACTGGAATGGAGGGATTCGGCATGGCTGAACATACCCGAAGAAGTGATCCCAAGTGATGTACCCGCCTGGTGGCTCCTGCGGAAAAAGAACGCCATGTTCTATAATGGTTTTGGCAGGGGTGATTTTGGCCGTTTCCTGATGGCCTCCAACCTGCTCACCGTTAAGGACACCAGCGAGGCCAGGGAAGTGGACAGCCGCATCAATGATGTGCTCGCGTATATCTATTCCCTGCGCCCTCCAAAATTCCCCGGCACTATCAACCATAAACTGGCAGGTAAGGGCGAGAAGATCTTTATCAGGAACTGCTCCAAATGCCATGGCAGTTATGGGGAAAAAGAAGAATATCCCAACCTGCTGATCCCCGCCTCCATCATCAAGACCGATTCGGCCTTGTACAGCAGCAATTACCAGAATCCCCAATTTGTGAACTGGTTCAACAACAGCTGGTTTGCACAAGGAGACCACCCCGCCAGGCTGGAACCCTATAAAGGGTATATTGCCCCTCCTTTGGACGGTATTTGGAGTACAGCCCCCTATTTGCATAATGGCTCGGTTCCAACCATTGAAGGCGTTCTCGACAGCAGGAAAAGACCTACCTTTTGGTCGAGGGATTTCTCCAGGCCGGAATACCTGTATGATGTACCCGGTTGGAAACATACGGTCCACCAGGCACCCGAAGGAACAGGCATCTATAATACCAACCTGAAGGGCTATGGCAATTATGGTCATTATTTTGGGGATAAACTTTCCGATGGGGAACGCAAGGCCGTGATCGAATACCTCAAAACGCTTTAA
- a CDS encoding ligase-associated DNA damage response DEXH box helicase, which produces MREQKTTGSKVILDWLAGRGRKPFPFQQEAWNAILAGESGLVNAPTGCGKTYSVFLAAIIQFIDQHPHDYQTRQKNGLRLLWITPLRALAKDIGRAMAEVIGELGMQWSVGIRNGDTDTSERQRQKRQMPEILIITPESLHLLLAQKGYEGIFPTLSIIAVDEWHELLGSKRGVQVELALSRIVHCRKKNPTLNQQIAVWGISATIGNLEEARDVLLSPTGKTGKIIRARIRKDITVESIIPDEIEKYPWAGHLGIKLVDKVIPIINNSTTTLIFINTRGMSELWYQALLTAAPELAGAIALHHGSIEQELRIWVEEALHTAKLKAVVCTASLDLGVDFRPVETVIQVGSPKGVARFLQRAGRSGHSPDATSKIYFLPTHSLELLEAAALKAAITEELIESRQPLVLCFDVLIQYLCTLAISDGFRPEELLPEVRSTHCFREMTDEEWLETLHFLTNGGKALQQYDEYQKVEVIDGIYRINSRRIAMRHRMHIGTIVSDAMLKVKFMTGGYVGVIEEWFISRLEQGDSFTLAGRNLELVMIKDMTVLVRKSQSKKSIVPSWMGGRMPLSANLGKMLREKLSEASMGTFIDRELKALSPLFQLQQQLSYVPRFDELLVEQIETKDGFHLFVFPFEGRLVHEAMAAILAYRISKLHPITFSFAMNDYGFELLSDQPIPVDDSNVYELFSPDNLFNDIQRSVNSTEMAKRKFRDIAVIGGLIFQGYPGEFKKARHLQSSASLLFKVFSDYDKENLLLRQAYQEVFDQQMEEARLRDMLHRIQKGKIILTFPEKLTPFCFPIKVDSMRENLSSEKLEDRVRKMQLQLEK; this is translated from the coding sequence TTGAGGGAACAAAAGACGACTGGATCAAAGGTTATACTCGACTGGCTTGCCGGGAGAGGAAGAAAGCCATTCCCTTTCCAGCAGGAAGCCTGGAACGCAATACTTGCCGGGGAAAGCGGTTTGGTGAACGCCCCTACCGGTTGCGGCAAGACCTACTCCGTTTTCCTGGCTGCGATCATCCAGTTCATCGATCAACATCCCCATGACTACCAAACCAGGCAAAAGAATGGACTAAGGCTATTGTGGATTACCCCGCTGCGCGCGCTGGCCAAGGATATCGGAAGGGCCATGGCGGAAGTGATCGGCGAACTGGGCATGCAATGGTCGGTGGGGATCAGGAACGGTGATACCGATACCAGTGAAAGGCAACGCCAGAAAAGGCAAATGCCGGAAATACTGATCATCACACCTGAAAGCCTTCATCTATTATTGGCACAGAAGGGATACGAAGGCATCTTTCCTACCCTGAGCATCATTGCCGTTGACGAATGGCACGAACTGCTGGGCAGCAAAAGGGGGGTACAGGTGGAACTAGCCCTTAGCAGGATCGTCCATTGCAGGAAAAAAAACCCAACCCTCAACCAGCAAATTGCGGTTTGGGGAATTAGTGCAACCATAGGCAACCTTGAAGAGGCAAGGGATGTACTTTTATCACCCACCGGTAAAACCGGTAAGATCATCAGGGCAAGGATAAGGAAAGATATCACTGTTGAGTCCATCATCCCTGACGAGATAGAGAAATATCCCTGGGCCGGCCACCTCGGAATTAAATTGGTCGATAAGGTAATACCGATCATCAACAACAGCACCACCACCCTGATCTTCATCAACACCAGGGGAATGAGTGAACTCTGGTACCAGGCCTTGCTCACAGCCGCGCCGGAACTTGCCGGAGCAATAGCACTCCACCATGGCAGCATAGAGCAGGAACTAAGGATATGGGTGGAGGAAGCACTGCATACCGCTAAACTAAAGGCTGTGGTATGCACTGCAAGCCTTGACCTTGGGGTTGATTTTCGTCCGGTCGAAACCGTTATACAGGTGGGTTCCCCCAAGGGAGTAGCCAGGTTCCTGCAGAGGGCAGGAAGAAGTGGCCATAGCCCTGACGCCACCAGCAAGATCTATTTCCTTCCTACCCATTCCCTGGAACTACTTGAAGCTGCCGCCTTGAAAGCAGCCATTACCGAAGAACTGATCGAAAGCAGGCAACCACTGGTCTTGTGTTTTGATGTATTGATCCAGTACCTATGCACATTGGCCATATCAGATGGCTTCCGGCCAGAGGAACTACTACCCGAGGTCCGGTCCACCCATTGCTTCCGGGAAATGACCGATGAAGAATGGTTGGAAACACTGCATTTCCTTACCAATGGTGGAAAGGCGCTGCAGCAATACGACGAATACCAAAAGGTTGAAGTGATCGACGGCATTTACCGCATCAACAGCAGAAGGATCGCTATGCGCCACCGGATGCATATAGGCACCATTGTGAGTGATGCCATGCTGAAGGTCAAGTTCATGACCGGCGGCTATGTAGGGGTAATTGAAGAATGGTTCATTTCAAGGCTGGAGCAAGGCGATAGCTTTACCCTTGCAGGAAGGAACCTGGAACTGGTAATGATCAAGGATATGACCGTACTGGTCAGGAAATCCCAATCAAAAAAATCGATCGTTCCCAGCTGGATGGGAGGCCGGATGCCCCTTTCAGCCAATTTGGGTAAAATGCTCCGGGAAAAACTGTCTGAAGCAAGCATGGGGACTTTTATCGACAGGGAATTGAAGGCACTTTCGCCCCTGTTTCAATTACAGCAGCAACTCAGCTATGTACCCCGGTTCGATGAACTCCTGGTTGAACAGATAGAAACAAAAGATGGGTTCCATCTATTTGTTTTCCCTTTTGAAGGAAGGTTGGTACACGAAGCAATGGCTGCCATCCTCGCCTACCGCATCAGCAAGCTCCATCCGATCACCTTTTCCTTTGCCATGAACGATTATGGTTTTGAACTGCTGAGTGACCAGCCGATACCGGTTGATGATTCCAATGTATATGAACTATTCTCGCCGGATAATCTTTTTAACGATATCCAACGTAGCGTCAATAGCACGGAAATGGCCAAACGAAAATTCAGGGATATCGCAGTAATAGGCGGATTGATCTTCCAGGGCTATCCCGGGGAATTCAAGAAGGCAAGGCATTTACAATCAAGTGCCTCCCTCCTGTTCAAGGTCTTCAGCGACTATGACAAGGAGAACCTGCTCTTAAGGCAGGCTTACCAGGAGGTCTTTGACCAGCAGATGGAAGAGGCAAGGTTAAGGGATATGCTGCACAGGATACAAAAAGGGAAGATCATCCTGACCTTCCCTGAAAAACTTACCCCCTTCTGTTTCCCCATCAAGGTAGACAGTATGCGGGAAAACCTGTCTTCGGAAAAACTGGAAGACAGGGTGAGAAAAATGCAATTGCAACTCGAAAAATGA
- the pdeM gene encoding ligase-associated DNA damage response endonuclease PdeM: protein MRAPTLFTLKDQHLWLSPDRVIYWEEEQAIILSDLHLGKSGHFRKAGIPVPQTVFKHDLQRLFALVQHFRPTRLFVIGDFFHSHDNRELDLFSRWRTDHPGISIHLVEGNHDILSEKWYTDNQIQVHKQEFRIGPFRFRHEPLTDGTHDDEGYLICGHLHPGVRVKGMGKQSMRLPCFYFDRHQAILPAFGGFTGLYLIEPSGDSNVFAIVNNELVQLQ, encoded by the coding sequence ATGCGAGCACCTACCCTTTTTACTTTGAAGGACCAGCACTTGTGGTTATCTCCCGATAGGGTAATCTACTGGGAAGAAGAACAGGCGATCATACTATCCGACCTTCACCTGGGGAAGTCAGGTCATTTCAGGAAAGCGGGCATCCCTGTACCCCAGACCGTATTCAAACATGACCTTCAACGGCTTTTTGCACTGGTTCAACATTTCCGTCCCACGAGGCTATTTGTCATCGGGGATTTCTTCCATAGCCATGATAACAGGGAACTCGATCTTTTTAGCCGCTGGCGGACAGACCACCCTGGCATTTCCATTCACCTGGTGGAGGGCAACCATGATATCCTTAGTGAAAAATGGTATACCGACAACCAGATACAAGTACATAAGCAGGAATTCAGGATCGGCCCCTTCCGGTTCAGACATGAACCGCTTACCGATGGCACCCATGATGATGAAGGGTACCTGATCTGCGGCCATCTCCACCCTGGGGTAAGAGTGAAAGGAATGGGCAAGCAATCCATGCGCCTGCCCTGTTTCTATTTCGACAGGCACCAGGCCATCCTTCCCGCCTTCGGTGGTTTCACAGGCTTATACCTGATCGAACCATCTGGGGACTCCAATGTTTTTGCCATAGTGAATAATGAATTAGTACAGTTACAATGA
- a CDS encoding histone deacetylase family protein: MSSKKLHIAYDPIYAHPLPPGHRFPMEKYELIPEQLLYEGSIEAGNLFSPKVCPDSIVLLTHDQAYLSKLHNQTLTEREQRHIGFPQSPQLTLRELMITQGTIDCCHFAMENGIAMNVAGGTHHAFFDRGEGFCLLNDFAVAANYLLDRKLSKKILIIDLDVHQGNGTAKLFEKEERVFTFSMHGRHNYPFHKEVSDLDIPLEDGCTDESFLNLLMDTLPKLLQAVKPDFCFFLSGVDILETDKFGKLKVTREGCRIRDHFVFRTLKKNQLPCVVAMGGGYSPKVSDIVEAHCNTYREALEAIA, encoded by the coding sequence ATGAGCAGCAAGAAACTGCATATCGCTTACGATCCTATCTATGCACATCCACTGCCACCGGGACATCGGTTCCCTATGGAAAAATATGAACTGATACCGGAACAGTTATTGTACGAAGGAAGTATTGAAGCCGGAAACCTTTTCTCCCCCAAGGTTTGCCCGGATAGTATTGTCCTGTTGACCCATGATCAAGCATACCTGTCCAAACTCCATAACCAAACCCTGACGGAGCGGGAACAAAGGCATATCGGATTTCCCCAGTCACCACAGCTTACCCTGCGCGAATTGATGATCACCCAGGGAACGATCGATTGCTGCCATTTCGCTATGGAAAACGGGATCGCCATGAATGTGGCCGGGGGAACCCATCATGCCTTCTTCGACCGCGGTGAAGGATTCTGCCTGCTCAATGATTTTGCGGTTGCAGCCAATTATTTACTGGATAGGAAGCTATCCAAAAAGATCCTCATCATTGACCTTGATGTCCACCAGGGCAATGGCACTGCCAAATTGTTTGAAAAAGAAGAAAGGGTATTCACCTTCAGCATGCATGGCAGGCACAATTACCCTTTCCATAAAGAAGTATCTGACCTGGATATTCCCCTTGAGGATGGCTGCACAGATGAATCCTTTTTAAACTTGCTAATGGACACCCTGCCAAAACTCCTGCAAGCGGTAAAACCCGATTTCTGTTTTTTCCTGTCAGGGGTGGACATCCTGGAAACCGATAAGTTCGGTAAGCTTAAAGTAACCCGGGAAGGCTGCCGGATACGGGACCATTTCGTTTTCAGGACACTGAAAAAAAACCAATTACCCTGTGTAGTGGCAATGGGTGGCGGGTACTCCCCCAAAGTAAGTGATATTGTTGAGGCGCATTGCAATACCTACCGGGAGGCACTCGAAGCCATTGCATGA